A stretch of DNA from Saccharomycodes ludwigii strain NBRC 1722 chromosome I, whole genome shotgun sequence:
GCCGAGACTGTAGAGAAAATAGATAATACTAGCAGCAACAATAGCAACAGCAATTACGACATGGGTATAGCTCatgaaaataatgttaaTCATGATACGAGGCCACCAAGCTCCACAGCAAACAGTCTATACAACGGTGGAAATCCAGATATCAagtttaattatattaatcaagattttttgaataGTGCCGACTCCTTACACACAATGATGAGGCCTGCTATAACAGATACCTATAAtatacaacaacaacaacaacaacaacaacaacagcaacaacaacaacaaccgACTTCTTCATCACAGGGTAGAAGCGatttttcatcttcaatATCAAGTTTAACAAGTAATTTACAGCAGCATCAACAACTCCAAAAAAATCAGcaacaatatcaacaacagcaacaacacgGTTTGTCAAAACAGCATTCAGTTACAAGGTTAGGAACATTGCTTACATCAAGACCATCCCAAACATCACTATTAAGATTTGCTACCGCAAATAAAGCATCGctgcaacaacaacagcaacaattGCCAACTTCCAGAAATAGCGCAAACAATTTTCAAAGAATAATTCCTAAGTCTTCAAAAACATCTGGTTATAATGGCAACAATAACGATGCATTCATGGAATTTACTGAAGATTCACCTAAAAAAGATAcgtttaataattttcattCATTTCTAAAATCAGATTCTACAGATTCTGACTCGAGAACTCAACAGAAATTATGGTTACAAAGGGAAAACTCTATTTTGGATCTATCTTCTGATTATGAAAAACCCGATGCTGTATATTTGGCATCATCTGTTGAGGCGAAAAGAGAGTTTGAAAGAATTTCTAGGGagtatattaatataaaaagatatgATAACCCATTGTATAGATCAttacaacaaataaatgaatttgGCAAGAAAAATGGTTCTTTAATTGATGATAAGGGCGTGATTGGAAACACTAGGAATGATACGaacgacaaaaaaaaaggatcaCGCactaacaaaaataatactcataataaaaatagcaaagCTGGCAGTGACGATGTTTTGGTAAGCATATTTGGCACACCGTCTTctgaaattaaaagtatTTTAAGAAATATCTGGATCACAGAAAgtaaaaaatctttaaatGGTGCAAATGGTGGCGGTGGTGGTGAGTACaacacaaataataatcgTGGGAGTAATTTACTGAGAAATAACGAATCGCAATATTATATCCATCATCAGCGTCATAATTATCctcacaataataataaccataacaataaaaaccCTACCCTTAATAGTAACGTTAATAGCAAttccaataatagtaatcccattaataataacactatTAATGGCaatgttaataacaatatctATGCTCCTAGCTTTCAGTCAACAAGATTAATGTTAAACTCCAATTTAAACTCACATCATAGAAATATGGCTTCATTTCAAATTGCAAACAGATCTGGAACTtcaaatactaatactaccAACGCAAACAGAAACAgttttaatatcaatagATAAATATGACTAAACAGATAATATATAGTTTGAAAACGAGGCAAGAGTACTTGCTTAATAATTACTTGATATCATCACGCAATTTAtagtttaatattttttcttttttttttttttttttttttttttttttttttttttgtgctCACTacatatttaattttatacaaTCATAATacaacatatatattatttcatTCACTTCGCAATTTATAGACCgttattctttttcttcaaaatgTTTAGTACTAATAATTGTCGAATCAATAATAGCCTCACTGGGAACTTTGTAATTAACAGCACGACCCTCAcgaaatattttatcaatcATACCTTCAAAATCACCAGTAGCctttaaattcaaatattcTTTGAAGAGCAGTAATGCATTATGAGCATCTTCTATAGAATCATGATCACCAGTTTGAATgtcattttttaacaatacATGGGCCAAATATCTTAAAGACAAGTACCTCCCACCTTGCCAGAAATAAGTGGCAGTATCTTCCACCTGATTATTTGGAACATAGATCCCAATACCAGCAAAATCATTTGGTAAACCATGGCCTACAATAATGCAGCCCAGTTTAATTAGTAACCAAAATTTTCTATAGCTTAATTGTCTCTGGcacaattttttgttacttTTGTCTGGATCCAAATCGCCAGGGGATATACCACTATAACGTGTTAGGTAATCCCCAATATGACCCTTGTGGATAATGTAATCATCAAACATGATTTTCCCCATATTCTTGTAGTCACCATATAACACTGATATCCTTGCTAAAACCACTCTAGCTGCTTGTATTAAATCAACATTTCCATTACAATCTATATGATACTTATTATTCGAAGCTAAGACAAATTCAGAATCCATTGCCAATAAGGTGCCCTTCACAGGAACTTCCTCAATATTGGTTAATCTTGTGAATTCCTGAGCAAAAATTTTCTGCGGAACGTTGTGTGTTATACTATTGATGTAATCGTTATTAATTGTACAAAACTCTTTTAACACATCTTTCTtggtatatataataaccTGTGGGACTTtccaattatttttaaagtcCAATACTATTTCTTCAGGcatttcaacaacaacaaaatcattaaaCATGAACCACTTATATTCTGTGGCtgtgtttgttttttgatatattttcaCAAAAGTAACATAATTGTGAGACATATTGTCGTTATACTTAACTTTTGCCACGAATCCGTTCAGTTCATATTCACATTTTTCAGCACAAAACCTTGGCAAATCTTCagcattttctttaaaaataaattgattaTTTAGTTTCGTAATACctaaatgaaaaatgtttAGTAGCCAATTGTGATTTTTACCGTAGCATTTTTCGTTTAAATCAGCACTGGATATATCAACattcaaaacaaaagattCTGGAAGTTTTGAGCACTTCTTACTACCACTGGTGAGGGAGTTGTTAAAACCAgctatattgtttttaaaggAATTGAAGCTGTGTTCTATATAATGTAAAATGGTAGGTGTAGACTGTCTTTTATTTGCTGtactatttaaaattaaaacctCATCATAGTTTGCTCTAAGTGAAACTTTCGTCTCTTTACTGATTGTTTTGcaaataaatttgttaatatatttgatatcGTTGCTGTCTTTCTTTCTCATATATCTGActaattcaataaaattttttgggaaaaaacatttggatttattttcacatCCAATGCAATCAAAAACATAGCCTAATTCGTGTATCAGCGTTGTGGTGACAAAGGGCTTCAATAAATGTTCTCTTGCCAGATTATTAAAGTATGGtgtaaatttatatagTTGAATCAAGGAATTTGGTGCATTCCCATCtggtaaatttattaatccACAATATTTAGTGTTGTTTAGATCACTGTATTCGGTTTTCGGGGTCTTTTTAACTCGACGAAATAATAAAGGCGGGGATCCTGATAATATTGATGTTGCAGTTGGTTGTGATAATGAGGATAAGGAAGTCGATAAAGAAGTGACGTTAGTTGTGTTTCCCACAGTAGGTTGTACTACAGTTGAAGCATTAgacaaattttttgagCCATTTTCCTTGTCAAGTTTGAAAATTTCCCATTTCAAGCTCTCATCGTTTACTGTCATGTTTTCTTGAACGTGTTTGATTGAAATATATTTCTCATATGGGGGACCATAACTGCTTTTATTGTATGGTATTAAATGATATTTGTTGTATAAACTATGAAACGATGGAGTATTGGCGTTATAGATACCGTTGGCATTGCCATTGGGGAACTTTAAATCTGGCCTGAAAAAATTCGGAACAGTTCCACTAGAATTGAAAATCGTATTATTCCATGAACTTAGCAATAGTTCATCATATGAGGACATGCCTACAGAACTTAACGGTTTCGTGTAATCATCAATTTTAAACGGCTCCTTTGCTGGCAAATCGTTGTTCATATCAGCAAACTCCAAGGGTGAACTcattgaatttaaaaatcttGTAGTGCCACCAGTTCTACTCCACGTATGTATCATACTTTCATCAGAGCCAACGATTCCCAAGTAATCACCATTGTAGGAGATGTTAAAATGTGTGATCTTCCCTGGGTGAGTATATGTATGGGTTAATGTTGGATTGAACATATCTGTAAATTGAAATTGGCCGAAATTAGATGCCGTTACCACCACTGACGGTAAAACGGGGTGTAAGTGTACAAAATCAGCACCAGCTGTGAACGCAATTGGTGTCAAATCTCTCATAATCCGCAAATCAAACACTCTAACATATGGATCAGATAtataatcaaattttttggttttaccCACAGTTACCAATGTATTATTTGCTACATCAATATCAGATACATAGGATGCATGTGCTTTCAAAGACGTTACTACTTTATTGGATGTAGTATCGATTATATCGACGCTGCCATTATCATTCCCAACAAAAATCAGTTTATTGCTTGCCTGATCACTGCTTTTCATTACGTTAATGTTCTTCATGTAATAGTCTATTCTCGAAACAAGTTTCCCCTGTTTATAGTCAATATTGAAGATGGAATCGTAACTCCCACCGATAAAACAGTTTGTATTACTAAAATCATTTGCTGTTATTGCTTTGATACCATAGGTTAATTCATGTAGATTTAAAGATGTGTAATTTGCCATTAATAACCCCCTTCTATTACTGAAATTTAATGACGTATCAGTTACTGTTAAGAGACCATCGGGGGTGGAAACCCCATCAAATATGCCTGATTCTGCGGGACCCATGAGAAAATTAGAAACTGAATGCCTCGTATATAAATGATAAGTGTTTAATGAATGTTGTTGAACAGACTGTCCTGATGGAATCACCTGTCTGTAATAAGCAGAAAGTTTGCCAATAGAATCACCAACCCAGTATAAATCTGAATATTTATCGTAAAAGGTCTTGGTAATCTTTTTCGGTATCCTTGAATCTAATCTTAATTGAGGATTATGATGTAGGTGAGGAATTAAATCTTCAGGCTGATGATAACATGGTATCCAATTATCCatttctatatatatatatctttttcttcttttaatagATGTTACGtgaattgtttttaattttttattggtatttcctttatctttttccctcttttttCCCAGGAAGTAtgctattaaaattatataactTAGTTATGGATCTAATAGGCATAAATCTAATCTAATCCCGATCAAATAAGTGGaatataaaacaacaataagaattaattttaaagatttgttttaaatgaaaaatataataattatttagaTTAAAGTTCCTTATAAAACTGctacatttttattaatgttttataatttttaattattaatatttgtcgctctcactttttttttatttatttttttttttttccccttcgttttctttttaaataaaacatgTCCAATGTTTCATTTGTCCGTATATACCGAACCaaacaaaacaataataatatataaaccGTATTTATTCTTAAGCCCTTCGGACTCGAAAAGTTTggctttttttgtttttgtttttgttttcaagtctgaaaaagaaagaaaaatatgataCTAAagaatttcttttttctttcttttctttttttcatattcaGGTTGtgtaacaaacaaacatatacatatatatatatatatataactttaAGACTGaatttttcattctttttttttttttttttctaatcaTAACATTCTTTGACCTTGAACATTgcataaaaatttttaaataaccAAGTATGCCATTAGTACCGTTGAATCATACAGGTCCTTCATTGTGCGTGAAAGTTTTGCCCTCTTTAGTCACTGGCAACGATAAATCTTCTATAGAAGTTTGGAATGCTCAAGGTCCGTATTTATTAATCTATACATTCCCAGAAAATAAGTTAATACACAGATGCCAAATTTTCTccagaaataaaatacatgGTATTTCTATCAATTCCCAAAATGAGATTTTGTTTTACGGTGGCTGCAATTATTTAGTCACCACTAGAaatgaaatattaaaacaacaatctGCCTTTAATAAGAACTCATTAgttaataaagaaaagcGTTCCGGCTCTGAATGGATTATTAGCGGTGAAATATCCAATAATTCCaagttatatttattaacttGTTACAACAAAGTCATAATGTATGATCTGGTACCAGCTACTGACGGTGACTGCATTGACACTTTATATATTGGAACAAAAGCTTTATTTCAAGAAAGGtcaattttatattcaGGCTCATTGAAAATCATACCTACAACTActgatattgaaaatatagaCAATAAAGAGAAAGTATTGGTCAATGCAGGTACTGTTATGGGCGGAATATTAATATGGGATTgttatttggaaaaattaattcatAATTTGAAAGGCCATGAGGGTTCTATATTTGACGTTGTGACTAGTGCTAATACCAAATTAGTGGCAAGTTGCTCCGATGATAGGACAATTAGATTATGGGATAATGACTTCAGGTCTGGCAAGGAATTGTCTGTTGCATTTGGTCATAGTGCAAGAATTTGGAAGCTaaaatttatcaacaaTGATACCCAACTAATCAGCACTTCTGAAGATTGCACTGTGAAAGTCTGGGATATTAGGCAGGATACACATGAATTGGTCCTACAAAAAACATATGAAGTTCACCAATTAAAAAGTGTTTGGGGTTGCGATTTTTggaatgattttatttttacttgtGGTAATGATGGCAGAGTTAAAGTCACTAAAATCAACGAGGAAAAAACATTACAACAATCTTCCCTGTTAACCTATTCGcttaaagaaattttaaataataatgttccTGCTGTTGGTAAATCTGAAATTATCAAAGGTTTCCACTGGTTTAATAAACATGGGTTGATCATTATTACCTCGGAAGGTCGTGTTTTCCAATTAAAGGTCACAGCTTTACAACAAGAACACTGCGGGACTTGGATTTTTCTATTTAGAAACCCAAGTTTCGAGAATTATTCATTAACCCATGGTTTGGAAGACTTGGAAACTGTGGTCTTTTCTAACAATAAGGGTcatttactatttttaaaattgaataaaaatgggGATCATGAACAATATAATCTTTATGCACCCGTTGAATTGTGTAAAGTAACTGGatgttttttcaaatacaCCGATGGTAAGgtgttttgtttatatgAGTCTCCGAATTCTGAGGAACCCCTTGTACTATTACAAATTAATTCCAGCGCATTTATCATTGAAAAAGTCGTGCAATTAAGGAAAccgaaaatttttttatcaacgTGTTTTGAACTATATgaaaatttattgttaGTTGGTTCCAGACATAGCACTGTAGGTATCTGGGATTTAAATAGCGTTGAAATTGGCGGATCTAGGCATGTATTGATCAGAAAATTAACACCTGGTGATACTACTACATCTATAAGATACACGGggaaacatttaaaaagtaCTAAAGAAGATATTAATACAGATCGTGGTGATcctattttttcaataactaACAGAGATGGTTATTATAACTTTATAAGTGTTAATAACAGGTTTTCAACCTTGAAgtataaaattatacatTCCAACAAAATAGTCCGTGGATTTTTGGAAGACGGTAATTTTGTGATGAGTCCCAATAATACCAGTGACTTTGTGATTAGTGGATTTAAatccaatatttttcatatatcTAATGAAACTGGCAATTATGAAATCATTAATGAGATTTGTGGTGGTGCTCATAGAcaattgaaattatttgaaatttgtACCACTGAAACTATTGGGACCAATAGatttgataaattattGGTTTATATTAAAGCCAGTGTATTACatctcaaaaaaattaatacgAATATGAGTTTACAAACATTAAATAATGGTACACATGGTAAAGAAATCAGAGATATAACAATTAAACCAGTCAGTAAAAGCTTAACAGCCGATACTTTATTTATAACCGGTAGTGAAGACACCACATTGAAATTGAGTAAATTTGCTTCTGATGCTAGCACACATGGCTTTACAAACTTTTGGACCTTACGAGCACATGTTTCCGGCTTACAAAAAGTTAAGTTTATCAGTGataattttgtaatttcTACTTCAGCCAGAGAAGAATTGTTTCTATGGGAATTAAACGAATCCACTGATAACACTCCATTTTTGAATTTGGTTTGCAAAATACCTGTCATTTCCAAAAACAATCCTGATTTACGTATTATGGATTTcgatgttttatttattgaaaatactTTGAATTCTGAACCTGATGCTTCAATAGATGCTGACTTTGCCTTGGTTACGATATATTCTGATTCCAGTATTATATTGTGGCATTACAGTAACGCCTTACAGAAATTCAACAAGTTGTTAGTAGGCAAATATGAAACTTGTTGTTTATTAAATGTTTCCCTAAGAATTTTGAATAACTCAAGTGTTTACATTGTTGTTGCGCCGACAGATGGATACTTAGTATATTACAACGTCACCGAATACATTCCATTTGGTGTTGTGCGGAGTAATGGCAAATTGGAGTTGATGGAACCTTTTCAAGAATACAAGAGTATTGAATTACCTCATTACCAAGGTAGAAACCGTATTCATCAATCGGGTATTCGTGCAATGGAAGTTTTTGTTCCAAATGGTAAAAGTAACGAGTTTATTGTAGTCACAGGTGGTGATGATAATGGTTTAGGTGTTACTGTGTTTACCCTTGATTCTACTACTGGCAATGATTTACTATGTGTTAAAAACACCTTTTTTGATCCAAAAGCTGCTTCAAGTACCATTACTTCTATAAACgttatagaaaataaaagtgacaaagataaaattaactttttaGTGTGCTCTATTGATCAAAATTTAAGATTATGGGAATTTGATGGAATTACTTATAAGTTGAAGATAAGTGATAAGAAATATACTTCGATTGCAGATACGGGGTCAAGCGATACGTATAATTCTAACTTTGCTTTAATTGGTGGTGTTGGTTTATCTTTGTGGAGTTTGTAATACATAAATTCggcttttattttttttttttgtataataatttgtCCATAttgtattaataaaataatataaatcatctagttatgtcttttttttttctttttttttttttgattataattgttttaattaaaatactattatttaatttattatctaatttaaatgataatttatttacaGGATGAATTCTGGCAACCTTACTTTTTAGCATTCATTAGTCACAATGTGTATTAGAACATATGacaatatacatatataaatgtgCATTTATATTGGTTTAATTATATGATAGTATTTAAAAAGCCTAACCTTGACGTTGCTTATGTTTCTTATTAGATTTACAGTAAACATAAACTCTACCCTTCCTTCTAACAATATAGCAATCACTACAGAACTTCTTAACAGAAGTCCTTACTTTAAATGTTCTAGctaaaaaagtatttaaaattaaaccaGTGTTGGTTATTGGGGAAGCCTTTTGTGACAATAAGatagtattattacaacaattaatattactatGTTTAACACTGGAAGTAACTTTATTCAACAATAACCTTGAAGTGTTAGGTTTAAAGGACCTATGTACAAATGAATTAAACATCgctgtttattattattattagaaaccAATGATACTGTATATACTGCACCCTTAATTGGATTATAATTTGTAAATCCCAAAGGAAGAAGTTCTgttgtttgttttatttttttttccttttgattaaaaaaaatagtgtTTTAGAgaagtattaaaaagataaatatatatatatatatatatatatatatataattgtgCATAggtttattttaaatggaattttttttttttttttttttttataaatttaaaaaaaaatccgGACATGTTTAATCTAACTCCGGACAATAATACGGATCGGAAAAGTTACATTTAAAATGGGCATTCTGCCTGCTGGAtcaaaaagcaaaaagtTCTTATCTAactaaataattttgtGTAAATGATCAACTAATTTTACTATATAGAAGAATTTCAGCTTTCAATTCCTTAATATGCTTttcatttataaaaaaaataagtttaatattatacatatatatatatacatacaaatataaactTCCTATATCCATATATCACggtaaattaataattataaagtAATGCTTAATGAGAATACTGccaaagataataatactaccCAACCATCacaacaaaagaagaaaagtaTATTAAAGCGTCAATCCCTAACAACGGAAGAATCTATTCCAAATATTGCAACTACCGTTACTACAGGCCTACCTAATGGTGCTAAGCGATTTCTACTACCTTCAAAGTTTAACCTATCAAAAAATGATGTCCTTCTTTCGAGGGAAAACAATACTACTTCTAGGATAAACACTACAAAGTTGCAAGccaaattgaaaaacatgaataataaaattgctGCTGagggaaagaaaaggagACGTGTTTCGTTTGCACCAGATGTTACTTTGCATACGAtagattttatttctttatctaGACAGCCAACTAACATAGATACCAGT
This window harbors:
- the TCO89 gene encoding Tco89p (similar to Saccharomyces cerevisiae YPL180W | TCO89 | Tor Complex One); the encoded protein is MEKTVSTSSGHNLKKIKQFSVKSRTKSSASFKGLLKLHKASSHDGTTLPLYDKSDSESISSNNSTNSLKKSKSSDSIARRRTINGLNMTALSSTNLRTKNTNHQSNNNNANFQYIKPMSPLNNTNTDTNFTEYINNNHNNSLKLVPKSRRSSKSVVSIHDGNEFYQQESSTDEEVEHFTDDEISSSSSSSSSSSSSNNSGGDVMKKEHGRLKQQKSNVDIRNSGSSSSSSVEERDNNIIHTSTSFLGGTKKRTKKSAHKDKNVNKSNTNKLNAMVNITKPLSYIAPSSLRPVSHQSFDQIHNKAEIRNEEGEEGDRLHRIDNINNYENSNNFMANNYNYDDINNNRTNFVTEDNDDDIIGSNHAYMQPTLSEAGHSLKRQITPYTRGPINSENIKLNGDIIDDSTTQININNNNSNNNNYPGDNEGKDQIVINQNQSSDLILSQTAETVEKIDNTSSNNSNSNYDMGIAHENNVNHDTRPPSSTANSLYNGGNPDIKFNYINQDFLNSADSLHTMMRPAITDTYNIQQQQQQQQQQQQQQQPTSSSQGRSDFSSSISSLTSNLQQHQQLQKNQQQYQQQQQHGLSKQHSVTRLGTLLTSRPSQTSLLRFATANKASLQQQQQQLPTSRNSANNFQRIIPKSSKTSGYNGNNNDAFMEFTEDSPKKDTFNNFHSFLKSDSTDSDSRTQQKLWLQRENSILDLSSDYEKPDAVYLASSVEAKREFERISREYINIKRYDNPLYRSLQQINEFGKKNGSLIDDKGVIGNTRNDTNDKKKGSRTNKNNTHNKNSKAGSDDVLVSIFGTPSSEIKSILRNIWITESKKSLNGANGGGGGEYNTNNNRGSNLLRNNESQYYIHHQRHNYPHNNNNHNNKNPTLNSNVNSNSNNSNPINNNTINGNVNNNIYAPSFQSTRLMLNSNLNSHHRNMASFQIANRSGTSNTNTTNANRNSFNINR
- the PAN2 gene encoding poly(A)-specific ribonuclease (similar to Saccharomyces cerevisiae YGL094C | PAN2 | Poly(A)-binding protein-dependent poly(A) riboNuclease), whose translation is MDNWIPCYHQPEDLIPHLHHNPQLRLDSRIPKKITKTFYDKYSDLYWVGDSIGKLSAYYRQVIPSGQSVQQHSLNTYHLYTRHSVSNFLMGPAESGIFDGVSTPDGLLTVTDTSLNFSNRRGLLMANYTSLNLHELTYGIKAITANDFSNTNCFIGGSYDSIFNIDYKQGKLVSRIDYYMKNINVMKSSDQASNKLIFVGNDNGSVDIIDTTSNKVVTSLKAHASYVSDIDVANNTLVTVGKTKKFDYISDPYVRVFDLRIMRDLTPIAFTAGADFVHLHPVLPSVVVTASNFGQFQFTDMFNPTLTHTYTHPGKITHFNISYNGDYLGIVGSDESMIHTWSRTGGTTRFLNSMSSPLEFADMNNDLPAKEPFKIDDYTKPLSSVGMSSYDELLLSSWNNTIFNSSGTVPNFFRPDLKFPNGNANGIYNANTPSFHSLYNKYHLIPYNKSSYGPPYEKYISIKHVQENMTVNDESLKWEIFKLDKENGSKNLSNASTVVQPTVGNTTNVTSLSTSLSSLSQPTATSILSGSPPLLFRRVKKTPKTEYSDLNNTKYCGLINLPDGNAPNSLIQLYKFTPYFNNLAREHLLKPFVTTTLIHELGYVFDCIGCENKSKCFFPKNFIELVRYMRKKDSNDIKYINKFICKTISKETKVSLRANYDEVLILNSTANKRQSTPTILHYIEHSFNSFKNNIAGFNNSLTSGSKKCSKLPESFVLNVDISSADLNEKCYGKNHNWLLNIFHLGITKLNNQFIFKENAEDLPRFCAEKCEYELNGFVAKVKYNDNMSHNYVTFVKIYQKTNTATEYKWFMFNDFVVVEMPEEIVLDFKNNWKVPQVIIYTKKDVLKEFCTINNDYINSITHNVPQKIFAQEFTRLTNIEEVPVKGTLLAMDSEFVLASNNKYHIDCNGNVDLIQAARVVLARISVLYGDYKNMGKIMFDDYIIHKGHIGDYLTRYSGISPGDLDPDKSNKKLCQRQLSYRKFWLLIKLGCIIVGHGLPNDFAGIGIYVPNNQVEDTATYFWQGGRYLSLRYLAHVLLKNDIQTGDHDSIEDAHNALLLFKEYLNLKATGDFEGMIDKIFREGRAVNYKVPSEAIIDSTIISTKHFEEKE
- the RTT10 gene encoding tRNA (34-2'-O)-methyltransferase regulator RTT10 (similar to Saccharomyces cerevisiae YPL183C | RTT10 | Regulator of Ty1 Transposition), which translates into the protein MPLVPLNHTGPSLCVKVLPSLVTGNDKSSIEVWNAQGPYLLIYTFPENKLIHRCQIFSRNKIHGISINSQNEILFYGGCNYLVTTRNEILKQQSAFNKNSLVNKEKRSGSEWIISGEISNNSKLYLLTCYNKVIMYDLVPATDGDCIDTLYIGTKALFQERSILYSGSLKIIPTTTDIENIDNKEKVLVNAGTVMGGILIWDCYLEKLIHNLKGHEGSIFDVVTSANTKLVASCSDDRTIRLWDNDFRSGKELSVAFGHSARIWKLKFINNDTQLISTSEDCTVKVWDIRQDTHELVLQKTYEVHQLKSVWGCDFWNDFIFTCGNDGRVKVTKINEEKTLQQSSLLTYSLKEILNNNVPAVGKSEIIKGFHWFNKHGLIIITSEGRVFQLKVTALQQEHCGTWIFLFRNPSFENYSLTHGLEDLETVVFSNNKGHLLFLKLNKNGDHEQYNLYAPVELCKVTGCFFKYTDGKVFCLYESPNSEEPLVLLQINSSAFIIEKVVQLRKPKIFLSTCFELYENLLLVGSRHSTVGIWDLNSVEIGGSRHVLIRKLTPGDTTTSIRYTGKHLKSTKEDINTDRGDPIFSITNRDGYYNFISVNNRFSTLKYKIIHSNKIVRGFLEDGNFVMSPNNTSDFVISGFKSNIFHISNETGNYEIINEICGGAHRQLKLFEICTTETIGTNRFDKLLVYIKASVLHLKKINTNMSLQTLNNGTHGKEIRDITIKPVSKSLTADTLFITGSEDTTLKLSKFASDASTHGFTNFWTLRAHVSGLQKVKFISDNFVISTSAREELFLWELNESTDNTPFLNLVCKIPVISKNNPDLRIMDFDVLFIENTLNSEPDASIDADFALVTIYSDSSIILWHYSNALQKFNKLLVGKYETCCLLNVSLRILNNSSVYIVVAPTDGYLVYYNVTEYIPFGVVRSNGKLELMEPFQEYKSIELPHYQGRNRIHQSGIRAMEVFVPNGKSNEFIVVTGGDDNGLGVTVFTLDSTTGNDLLCVKNTFFDPKAASSTITSINVIENKSDKDKINFLVCSIDQNLRLWEFDGITYKLKISDKKYTSIADTGSSDTYNSNFALIGGVGLSLWSL
- the RTC6 gene encoding mitochondrial 54S ribosomal protein bL36m (similar to Saccharomyces cerevisiae YPL183W-A | RTC6 | Restriction of Telomere Capping); this translates as MFNSFVHRSFKPNTSRLLLNKVTSSVKHSNINCCNNTILLSQKASPITNTGLILNTFLARTFKVRTSVKKFCSDCYIVRRKGRVYVYCKSNKKHKQRQG